Proteins from a genomic interval of Streptococcus oralis:
- the atpA gene encoding F0F1 ATP synthase subunit alpha → MAINAQEISALIKQQIENFKPNFDVSETGVVTYIGDGIARAHGLENAMSGELLIFENGSYGMAQNLESTDVGIIILGDFTDIREGDTIRRTGKIMEVPVGESLIGRVVDPLGRPVDGLGEIHTDKSRPVEAPAPGVMQRKSVSEPLQTGLKAIDALVPIGRGQRELIIGDRQTGKTTIAIDAILNQKGQDMICIYVAIGQKESTVRTQVETLRQYGALDYTIVVTASASQPSPLLFLAPYAGVAMAEEFMYQGKHVLIVYDDLSKQAVAYRELSLLLRRPPGREAFPGDVFYLHSRLLERSAKVSDELGGGSITALPFIETQAGDISAYIATNVISITDGQIFLGDGLFNAGIRPAIDAGSSVSRVGGSAQIKAMKKVAGTLRIDLASYRELEAFTKFGSDLDAATQAKLNRGRRTVEVLKQPVHKPLPVEKQVTILYALTHGFLDTIPVDDIVRFEEEFHDFFDAQHPEILETIRETKDLPEEAVLDAAITEFLNQSSFQ, encoded by the coding sequence TTGGCAATTAACGCACAAGAAATCAGCGCTTTAATTAAGCAACAAATTGAAAATTTCAAACCCAATTTTGATGTATCTGAAACAGGTGTTGTAACCTATATCGGGGACGGAATTGCGCGTGCTCACGGCCTTGAAAATGCCATGAGTGGAGAGCTGTTGATTTTTGAAAACGGCTCTTATGGGATGGCGCAAAACTTGGAGTCAACAGACGTTGGGATTATCATCCTAGGTGACTTTACAGATATTCGTGAAGGCGATACAATTCGTCGTACAGGTAAAATCATGGAAGTTCCTGTTGGTGAGAGCCTTATTGGACGTGTTGTGGATCCACTTGGTCGTCCAGTTGACGGTCTTGGAGAAATCCATACTGATAAGTCTCGTCCAGTAGAAGCGCCGGCTCCTGGTGTTATGCAACGTAAGTCTGTATCAGAACCATTGCAAACAGGTTTGAAAGCTATTGATGCCCTTGTTCCGATTGGTCGTGGTCAACGTGAGTTGATTATCGGTGACCGTCAGACAGGGAAAACAACCATCGCTATTGATGCTATTTTGAACCAAAAAGGTCAAGATATGATCTGTATCTATGTAGCGATTGGACAAAAAGAGTCAACTGTTCGTACGCAAGTTGAAACACTTCGTCAGTACGGTGCCTTGGACTACACAATCGTTGTGACAGCTTCTGCTTCACAACCTTCTCCATTGCTCTTCCTAGCTCCTTATGCTGGGGTTGCCATGGCAGAAGAGTTTATGTACCAAGGGAAGCATGTTTTGATCGTTTATGATGATCTTTCAAAACAAGCGGTCGCTTATCGTGAACTCTCCCTCTTGCTTCGTCGTCCACCAGGTCGTGAAGCCTTCCCTGGGGATGTTTTCTACCTTCATAGCCGTTTGCTTGAGCGTTCAGCTAAGGTTTCTGATGAACTTGGTGGTGGTTCAATCACAGCTCTACCATTTATCGAGACACAAGCAGGAGATATCTCTGCTTATATCGCAACCAACGTGATTTCAATCACAGATGGTCAAATCTTCCTTGGCGATGGTCTCTTCAATGCGGGTATTCGTCCAGCTATTGATGCGGGTTCATCTGTATCTCGTGTAGGTGGTTCTGCACAAATCAAAGCTATGAAGAAGGTTGCTGGTACACTTCGTATCGACCTTGCTTCATATCGTGAGTTGGAAGCCTTCACTAAGTTTGGTTCTGATTTGGATGCGGCTACTCAAGCTAAGTTAAATCGTGGACGTCGTACCGTTGAAGTTCTGAAACAACCAGTTCATAAACCATTACCTGTTGAGAAACAAGTAACCATTCTTTATGCTTTGACACATGGTTTCTTGGATACGATTCCTGTAGATGACATTGTTCGTTTTGAGGAAGAGTTTCATGATTTCTTTGATGCACAACATCCAGAGATTTTGGAAACTATTCGTGAAACAAAAGACTTGCCAGAAGAAGCAGTCTTGGATGCTGCGATTACAGAGTTTCTCAATCAATCCAGCTTCCAATAA
- a CDS encoding F0F1 ATP synthase subunit delta, with protein MDKKTAKVIEKYSMPFVQLVIEKGEEDRIFSDLDQIKQVAEETGLPSFLAQVAVDESDKEKTVGFFQDSVSPLMQNFIQVLVYNHRANLFYEVIADCLNRLEKETNRFVVTISSAHPLTDEQKERLLPLIEKKMSLKVRSVKEQIDEGLIGGFVIFANHKTIDVSIKQQLRVVKENLK; from the coding sequence ATGGACAAGAAGACAGCAAAGGTAATTGAAAAATACAGCATGCCTTTTGTCCAATTAGTGATTGAAAAAGGAGAAGAGGACCGGATTTTTTCAGACTTGGATCAAATCAAGCAAGTCGCAGAAGAAACGGGCTTACCTTCTTTTTTAGCTCAGGTGGCAGTTGATGAGTCTGATAAGGAAAAAACAGTTGGTTTCTTTCAAGACTCTGTGTCACCTTTAATGCAAAACTTTATTCAAGTTCTGGTTTACAATCACAGAGCAAATCTTTTTTATGAAGTAATTGCAGATTGTTTGAATCGCCTTGAAAAAGAGACCAATCGTTTTGTAGTAACTATTTCTTCAGCCCATCCTTTAACAGATGAACAGAAGGAACGTCTGCTCCCATTGATAGAGAAAAAAATGTCTCTGAAAGTGCGGAGCGTCAAAGAACAAATTGATGAAGGACTCATTGGTGGTTTTGTCATTTTTGCTAATCACAAGACAATTGATGTGAGTATTAAACAACAACTTCGAGTTGTTAAAGAAAATTTGAAATAG
- the atpF gene encoding F0F1 ATP synthase subunit B → MDLTISTIIGDFILIAGSFLLLIFLVKKYAWGNISSILDERAEKISSDIDGAEEARKKAEELANKREAELAGSRTEAKTIIENAKGTAEKSKADILAEAKLEAGRLKEKANQEIAQNKADALQSVKGEVADLTVSLAGKIISQNLDSHAHKELIDQYIDQLGEA, encoded by the coding sequence ATGGATTTAACTATTAGTACCATTATCGGTGACTTTATTCTTATCGCTGGTTCCTTCCTTTTATTGATCTTTTTAGTGAAAAAATATGCTTGGGGAAATATTTCCAGCATCTTGGATGAACGTGCTGAAAAGATTTCTTCAGATATTGATGGTGCCGAGGAAGCCCGTAAAAAGGCTGAGGAACTAGCTAACAAACGTGAAGCTGAGTTAGCAGGTAGCCGTACCGAAGCTAAAACGATTATCGAGAATGCAAAGGGAACTGCTGAGAAAAGTAAAGCCGATATTTTAGCCGAAGCTAAACTTGAAGCAGGGCGCTTAAAAGAAAAAGCCAACCAAGAAATTGCTCAAAATAAAGCTGATGCTTTACAAAGTGTTAAGGGCGAGGTGGCAGATTTGACAGTTAGTCTAGCTGGGAAAATCATCTCACAAAACCTTGACAGTCATGCCCATAAGGAACTCATTGATCAGTATATCGATCAGCTAGGAGAAGCCTAA
- the atpB gene encoding F0F1 ATP synthase subunit A translates to MEESLNPTVNIGPISFDLTLLAMSLVTVLMVFAFVYWASRKMTIRPKGKQNALEMIYDFVIGFTKPNIGESYIKDYSLFLFSLFLFILVANNIGLMAKVQTTNGYNLWTSPTANLGYDLSLSFLITLIAHVEGVRRRGVKEYLRAFVTPGFMTPMNILEEFTNFASLAIRIYGNIFAGEVLAGLLLALSQNALYWYPFAFIANMLWTAFSIFISCIQAYVFTMLSSMYIGKKINEGEE, encoded by the coding sequence ATGGAAGAAAGTTTGAATCCAACCGTTAATATTGGACCAATATCCTTTGATTTGACCCTGCTTGCCATGTCTCTTGTAACTGTTTTGATGGTTTTTGCCTTTGTCTACTGGGCAAGTCGTAAAATGACCATCCGTCCAAAGGGCAAACAAAATGCTCTTGAGATGATTTACGACTTTGTGATTGGTTTTACCAAACCAAACATTGGAGAATCATACATCAAGGATTATTCCTTATTTCTGTTTTCTCTATTTCTGTTTATCTTGGTTGCCAATAATATCGGCTTAATGGCAAAAGTACAAACAACAAACGGTTATAACTTGTGGACTTCCCCAACAGCCAACCTTGGATACGATTTATCCCTATCATTCTTGATCACTTTGATCGCCCATGTAGAAGGAGTTCGTCGTAGAGGCGTTAAAGAATATTTGAGAGCATTTGTTACACCTGGCTTTATGACTCCGATGAACATTTTAGAAGAGTTCACCAATTTTGCTTCCTTGGCGATTCGGATCTACGGAAATATTTTTGCCGGTGAGGTCTTAGCTGGATTGCTATTAGCCTTGTCACAAAATGCTTTGTATTGGTATCCTTTTGCCTTTATCGCAAACATGTTATGGACAGCCTTTTCAATTTTCATTTCATGTATTCAGGCTTATGTATTTACCATGTTGTCATCTATGTACATTGGTAAAAAAATAAATGAAGGGGAAGAGTAA
- a CDS encoding F0F1 ATP synthase subunit C yields MNLTFFGLCLACMGVSLAEGFLMNGLFKSAARQPDIIPQLRSLMIMGIAFIEGTFFVTLAMSFVIK; encoded by the coding sequence ATGAATTTAACATTTTTCGGTCTATGTCTTGCCTGTATGGGTGTATCTCTTGCAGAAGGATTTTTGATGAACGGTTTGTTCAAGTCTGCAGCACGCCAACCAGACATCATCCCACAATTGCGTAGTTTGATGATCATGGGGATTGCCTTTATCGAAGGAACATTCTTTGTAACCTTGGCGATGTCATTTGTCATTAAATAG
- a CDS encoding CHY zinc finger protein produces the protein MIQVQGLLVDNESRCVHYHGEKDIISLQCYECKKYYACYQCHNAIETHLFSPYPLTLAEDRPILCGACMRTITFQEYQKQIACPYCKSPFNPGCKQHYSYYFK, from the coding sequence ATGATTCAAGTGCAAGGATTGTTGGTAGATAATGAAAGCAGATGTGTTCACTATCATGGTGAAAAGGATATTATTTCCCTCCAGTGCTATGAGTGTAAAAAATACTATGCTTGCTATCAGTGCCACAATGCTATAGAAACGCATTTGTTTTCACCTTACCCCTTGACGCTTGCGGAGGATCGACCGATTTTATGTGGGGCTTGTATGAGGACAATAACATTTCAAGAATATCAAAAACAAATAGCCTGCCCTTATTGCAAATCTCCATTTAATCCAGGGTGTAAACAACACTATTCCTACTATTTCAAATAA
- a CDS encoding peptidase U32 family protein: protein MTKTLKRPEVLSPAGTLEKLKVAVRYGADAVFIGGQAYGLRSRAGNFTFEQMEEGVQFAAKYGAKVYVAANMVMHEGNEAGAGEWFRKLRDIGIAAVIVSDPALIMIAATEAPGLEIHLSTQASATNYETLEFWKELGLTRVVLAREVSMEELAEIRKRTDVEIEAFVHGAMCISYSGRCTLSNHMSMRDANRGGCSQSCRWKYDLYDMPFGQERKSLKGEIPEEFSMSAVDMSMIDHIPDMIENGVDSLKIEGRMKSIHYVSTVTNCYKAAVDAYLESPEKFEAIKQDLVDEMWKVAQRELATGFYYSTPTENEQLFGARRKIPEYKFVAEVVSYDDATQTATIRQRNVINEGDQVEFYGPGFRHFETYIENLHDSKGNKIDRAPNPMELLTIKVPQPVQAGDMVRALKEGLINLYKEDGTSVTVRA from the coding sequence ATGACAAAAACATTAAAACGTCCTGAGGTTTTATCGCCTGCAGGGACTTTAGAGAAGCTAAAAGTGGCTGTTCGGTATGGAGCTGATGCTGTTTTTATAGGTGGACAAGCTTATGGTCTTCGTAGCCGTGCAGGAAACTTCACCTTTGAACAGATGGAAGAAGGCGTGCAGTTCGCTGCCAAGTATGGTGCCAAGGTCTATGTAGCTGCCAACATGGTTATGCACGAAGGAAATGAAGCTGGGGCTGGTGAGTGGTTCCGTAAGTTGCGTGACATTGGGATTGCGGCAGTTATCGTGTCAGATCCGGCCTTGATTATGATTGCAGCAACAGAAGCACCAGGTCTTGAAATCCACCTCTCTACCCAAGCCAGTGCGACGAACTATGAAACGCTTGAATTTTGGAAAGAACTGGGCTTGACTCGTGTCGTTTTGGCGCGTGAGGTTTCAATGGAAGAATTGGCAGAGATTCGCAAACGCACTGATGTAGAAATTGAAGCCTTTGTTCACGGAGCCATGTGTATTTCCTACTCAGGTCGCTGTACGCTATCAAACCACATGAGTATGCGTGATGCCAACCGTGGTGGTTGTTCGCAGTCTTGCCGTTGGAAATACGACCTTTACGACATGCCTTTTGGTCAAGAACGCAAGAGTCTTAAAGGTGAAATTCCAGAAGAATTTTCGATGTCAGCCGTTGACATGTCCATGATTGACCATATTCCAGATATGATCGAAAACGGTGTAGATAGTCTCAAGATTGAAGGCCGCATGAAATCTATCCACTATGTTTCCACTGTAACCAACTGTTACAAGGCGGCTGTGGATGCTTACCTTGAAAGCCCAGAAAAATTTGAAGCTATTAAACAAGACCTGGTAGATGAGATGTGGAAAGTTGCCCAGCGTGAATTGGCAACAGGTTTCTACTATAGCACACCTACAGAAAATGAACAGTTGTTTGGTGCACGTCGTAAAATCCCTGAATACAAGTTTGTCGCTGAGGTGGTTTCTTATGATGATGCAACCCAGACAGCAACCATTCGTCAACGGAATGTTATCAATGAAGGAGATCAAGTTGAGTTTTATGGACCAGGTTTCCGTCATTTTGAAACCTATATCGAAAATCTTCACGATTCTAAAGGCAATAAAATCGACCGTGCTCCAAATCCAATGGAACTCTTGACCATTAAGGTTCCTCAACCTGTGCAAGCTGGGGATATGGTTCGAGCTCTCAAAGAAGGTCTTATCAATCTCTATAAGGAAGACGGGACAAGTGTCACAGTTCGTGCCTAG
- a CDS encoding GntR family transcriptional regulator, translated as MLPAYMKIHDQIKKDIDEHHWKIGERLPSERDLAEQFQVSRMTLRQAISLLVEEGVLERRVGSGTFVSSTRVQEKMRGTTSFTEIVKSQGKVPSSQLISYRRTIPNEQEIAKLGITPTENIIRMERVRYADQVPLVYEVASIPEKFIKNFKKEEVTSHFFQTLQEHGYRIGKSQQTIYARLAKEKIARYLEIEEGHAILALTQVSYLDDGTAFEYVKSQYVGERFEFYLENN; from the coding sequence ATGTTACCAGCTTATATGAAAATCCACGATCAGATCAAGAAGGATATAGATGAGCATCATTGGAAAATCGGAGAGAGACTTCCAAGTGAGCGAGATTTAGCGGAACAGTTTCAAGTTAGCCGGATGACATTACGCCAAGCTATCTCTCTCTTGGTCGAGGAAGGAGTTTTGGAGCGTCGTGTAGGAAGTGGAACCTTTGTCTCTAGCACTCGTGTCCAAGAAAAAATGCGAGGAACAACCAGTTTTACGGAGATTGTCAAATCTCAGGGGAAAGTACCTTCCAGCCAACTCATTTCTTACAGAAGAACTATTCCAAATGAGCAAGAGATCGCAAAGCTGGGGATTACTCCAACAGAGAATATTATCCGCATGGAACGGGTGCGTTATGCTGACCAAGTTCCACTAGTCTATGAAGTCGCATCCATTCCTGAGAAATTTATTAAGAACTTCAAAAAAGAAGAAGTGACTAGTCACTTTTTTCAAACCTTGCAGGAACATGGTTACCGGATTGGCAAATCCCAACAGACCATTTATGCGAGATTAGCGAAGGAAAAAATTGCTCGTTACCTAGAAATCGAAGAGGGACATGCGATTTTAGCCTTGACTCAGGTTTCCTATCTGGATGATGGGACAGCTTTCGAATATGTCAAGAGTCAATATGTTGGTGAACGCTTTGAATTTTATCTTGAAAATAACTAG